In one Halichondria panicea chromosome 4, odHalPani1.1, whole genome shotgun sequence genomic region, the following are encoded:
- the LOC135335595 gene encoding uncharacterized protein LOC135335595, whose product MNANLMLCFAFFVLSALCGAIAAPLPNTESAGELITNTTESIAESYNTTSPTNSTPTTAAAIAQSQLSASGFNCSAPGEGHDFAVAAGYLLEGLYLLDDYSKIVQRSYRNFIDQEHQCSTPEITKAYDIDSSNNNIWNSLAALQGYADLARLASQSANQLQDEPRNQMQGVDDLISAVLSDYKTVLAQQHCECNPSAPCNRVVLTPSIILRPGCKHYPYVARNLYTDVLNAENITDGLNLPTTNTITTNQWVNTRLGIDSPAYTYFQ is encoded by the exons ATGAATGCCAACCTTATGCTATGCTTTGctttttttgtgctgtctGCACTATGTGGAGCCATTGCAGCACCGCTACCAAACACAGAAAGTGCAGGAGAGCTGATCACAAACACAACTGAAAGCATAGCTGAAAGCTACAACACCACGAGCCCCACCAATTCAACGCCCACAACTGCTGCTGCTATCGCTCAATCTCAGCTCTCAGCCTCAGGGTTCAACTGCAGTGCACCTGGTGAAGGTCACGACTTTGCAGTGGCTGCTGGCTATCTGCTTGAAGGATTATATCTGCTCGATGATTACAGCAAAATTGTGCAAAGAAGCTACAGAAATTTC ATTGATCAAGAGCACCAGTGCAGCACACCAGAGATCACAAAAGCATACGACATTGATAGCAGCAACAACAACATTTGGAATTCATTGGCCGCGCTCCAGGGATATGCTGATCTGGCCAGACTGGCTTCGCAATCAGCCAATCAGCTTCAAGACGAGCCACGAAATCAAATGCAAGGAGTTGATGATCTCATCTCAGCTGTGCTTAGCGATTACAAAACAGTG TTGGCCCAGCAGCATTGTGAATGTAATCCCTCTGCCCCCTGTAACCGTGTGGTCCTAACCCCCTCTATCATACTACGCCCTGGGTGCAAACACTACCCCTACGTTGCACGAAACCTCTATACAGATGTCCTCAACGCCGAAAACATAACAGATGGACTAAACCTCCCAACAACGAACACGATCACTACAAACCAGTGGGTTAACACTCGCCTAGGCATCGATTCCCCCGCTTACACTTACTTTCAGTAA